From the genome of Parazoarcus communis, one region includes:
- the holA gene encoding DNA polymerase III subunit delta — protein MNLRPDQLASQLDKPLAPLWVLFGNEPLLVLEAGDAIRASARRQGFSERETLVVGQGFRWESLTMAAGNMSLFGGEKLVDLRIPTGKPGREGGDALQRYLAHLPAGVLTLITLPELDWQTRKTAWFKALGEHGIIIELNAPERERLPAWIAHRLAAQQQSADPEALSFIADHVEGNLLAAHQEIRKLGLLHPEGKLSLEQIQDAVLNVARYDIDKLRQAVLEGAPARCARLLEGLKGEGAAPPLILWALANETRSLASLRAGRDAGQPLAALFKSERIFDNKRQQALGRALERLSQSGLRAALMHAARIDRMIKGLVAGDVWDEFLQLALRLARR, from the coding sequence GTGAACCTCAGGCCAGACCAGCTCGCAAGCCAGCTCGACAAGCCGCTTGCGCCGCTCTGGGTGCTTTTCGGCAACGAGCCCCTGCTCGTGCTTGAGGCCGGCGATGCAATCCGGGCAAGCGCCAGGCGGCAGGGCTTCTCCGAACGTGAAACGCTGGTCGTCGGCCAGGGTTTCCGCTGGGAAAGCCTGACCATGGCGGCCGGCAACATGTCGCTGTTCGGCGGCGAAAAGCTGGTCGACCTGCGCATTCCCACAGGCAAGCCGGGCCGCGAAGGCGGAGACGCACTGCAACGCTACCTCGCCCACTTGCCTGCGGGCGTGCTCACCCTGATCACGCTCCCCGAACTCGACTGGCAGACGCGCAAGACGGCCTGGTTCAAGGCGCTCGGCGAGCACGGCATCATCATCGAGCTCAATGCGCCCGAGCGCGAACGCCTCCCTGCCTGGATCGCGCATCGCCTTGCCGCCCAGCAGCAGTCTGCCGACCCCGAAGCACTGAGCTTCATCGCGGACCACGTCGAAGGCAACCTGCTTGCGGCCCACCAGGAGATCCGCAAGCTTGGCCTGCTGCATCCGGAAGGCAAGCTCAGCCTCGAACAGATTCAGGACGCCGTCCTCAACGTTGCACGTTACGACATCGACAAGCTGCGGCAGGCGGTACTCGAAGGCGCCCCCGCACGCTGTGCGCGACTTCTGGAAGGGCTGAAGGGAGAAGGCGCCGCACCGCCGCTGATCCTGTGGGCACTCGCCAACGAAACCCGCAGTCTCGCCAGTCTGCGCGCCGGGCGCGATGCAGGACAGCCGCTCGCCGCGCTGTTCAAGAGCGAGCGCATCTTCGACAACAAGCGTCAGCAGGCACTCGGTCGGGCGCTGGAGCGCCTGAGCCAGTCGGGGCTGCGCGCCGCGCTGATGCACGCCGCGCGCATCGATCGCATGATCAAGGGGCTGGTTGCTGGCGATGTCTGGGACGAGTTTCTGCAACTGGCGCTCCGGCTCGCCCGCCGATAA
- the lptE gene encoding LPS assembly lipoprotein LptE: MHSNSARRRLLKAGAALAASAMLAGCGFHLRGPQPLAFSTLHVSASQFSDLGSAIRRKVELSGTTTITEDASKAEARLQILANERGREILSLTSSGTVREYQLTQRIRFRLIDSKNTELIPPTNISGQREYTFDDEEVLGKEQEETLLYRDMQADLVQQIMRRLAAYRRPQ; this comes from the coding sequence ATGCACTCCAACTCTGCCCGCCGCCGCCTGCTCAAAGCAGGCGCGGCACTCGCAGCCTCAGCCATGCTTGCCGGCTGTGGCTTCCACCTGCGCGGGCCTCAGCCCCTTGCCTTCTCCACCCTGCATGTCAGTGCCAGCCAGTTCTCCGACCTTGGCTCCGCGATCCGCCGCAAGGTGGAACTCAGCGGTACAACGACGATTACCGAGGATGCGAGCAAGGCCGAAGCCAGGCTTCAGATTCTTGCAAACGAGCGTGGCCGGGAAATTCTCAGCCTGACGAGTTCCGGGACGGTACGCGAGTACCAGCTTACGCAGCGTATCCGTTTCCGCCTCATCGACAGCAAGAACACCGAGCTGATTCCGCCCACGAACATCTCGGGACAGCGCGAGTACACCTTCGACGATGAAGAGGTGCTCGGCAAGGAGCAGGAAGAAACGCTGCTCTATCGCGACATGCAGGCCGATCTCGTGCAGCAGATCATGCGCCGCCTGGCGGCCTATCGCCGGCCCCAGTGA
- the leuS gene encoding leucine--tRNA ligase — protein sequence MQDKYQPAAVETAAQQHWDATSAFRVSEDASRPKYYCLSMFPYPSGKLHMGHVRNYTIGDVLARFHRMRGYNVLQPMGWDAFGMPAENAAIQNNVPPAKWTYANIDYMKTQLKRLGFAIDWSREIATCTPEYYRWEQWLFTRLYEKGLIYKRLGTVNWDPVDDTVLANEQVIDGRGWRSGALVEKREIPMYYMKITAYADELLEALDGLSGWPEQVKLMQKNWIGRSEGVEVHFPYDLSTIGASGVLKVFTTRADTLMGATYVAVAAEHPLATQAAAGNAELAAFIEECKRGGVAEADLATMEKKGMPTGLRVVHPITGEYLPVWVANYVLMGYGEGAVMAVPAHDERDFAFATRYKLPITMVVRSTRDAYEQTVSPWIDAYAEPGRLVNSGKYDGLHFQDAVDAIAADLEAKGLGNKRVQYRLRDWGISRQRYWGCPIPMIHCDDCGDVPVPDEQLPVVLPENVEVTGRGSPLAKMASFYDCSCPKCGKPAKRETDTMDTFVESSWYFLRYACADSTTAMVDERVNYWAPVDQYIGGIEHAILHLLYSRFFTRAMRDCGLVNVSEPFANLLTQGMVVAETYYRDLDGGKKQWINPADVTVERDERGRIVAAKLTSDGLPVVIGGVEKMAKSKNNGVDPQALVDQYGADTARLFTMFAAPPDQQLEWSDSGVEGASRFLRRVWNLGHVFSSEMRAALPAQRQMAAGTLPAALADVRREIHTHLKQANYDFGKHQFNTVVSAAMKILNALEKAPRDNAAAHAELTEEGLSILLRLLSPITPHIAHALWKDCGYGEDILVASWPEPLEAALKQDELELMVQVNGKLRGSIKVAAAASKAEIEALGLASEAAQKFMEGKPPKKVVVVPGRLINIVV from the coding sequence ATGCAGGACAAATACCAGCCCGCCGCCGTCGAAACGGCCGCCCAGCAGCACTGGGATGCCACCTCGGCCTTCCGTGTATCCGAAGATGCCAGCCGTCCCAAGTACTACTGCCTGTCGATGTTCCCTTACCCGTCGGGCAAGCTGCACATGGGACACGTGCGCAACTACACCATCGGCGACGTACTGGCGCGCTTCCACCGCATGCGCGGCTACAACGTGCTGCAGCCCATGGGCTGGGACGCTTTCGGCATGCCCGCCGAGAATGCGGCCATCCAGAACAACGTGCCGCCCGCCAAATGGACCTACGCCAACATCGATTACATGAAGACCCAGCTCAAGCGCCTGGGCTTCGCCATCGACTGGTCGCGTGAAATTGCCACCTGCACGCCCGAGTACTACCGCTGGGAGCAGTGGCTGTTTACTCGTCTGTACGAGAAGGGCCTGATCTACAAGCGCCTCGGTACGGTGAACTGGGACCCGGTCGACGACACCGTGCTTGCCAACGAGCAGGTCATCGACGGGCGCGGCTGGCGTTCCGGCGCGCTGGTGGAAAAGCGCGAGATCCCCATGTATTACATGAAGATCACCGCTTACGCCGACGAACTGCTTGAGGCGCTGGATGGCCTGTCCGGCTGGCCGGAGCAGGTCAAGCTGATGCAGAAGAACTGGATCGGGCGCTCGGAAGGGGTCGAGGTGCATTTCCCCTACGACCTCTCGACCATTGGCGCATCCGGCGTACTGAAGGTGTTCACCACCCGCGCCGACACGCTGATGGGCGCAACCTACGTTGCGGTCGCAGCCGAACACCCGCTCGCCACCCAGGCGGCAGCAGGCAACGCTGAACTCGCTGCCTTCATCGAAGAATGCAAGCGTGGCGGTGTCGCCGAAGCCGACCTCGCCACCATGGAAAAGAAGGGCATGCCCACCGGCCTGCGTGTGGTGCACCCGATTACCGGCGAATACCTGCCGGTGTGGGTCGCCAACTACGTGCTGATGGGCTACGGCGAAGGCGCAGTGATGGCGGTTCCCGCCCACGACGAACGTGACTTTGCGTTTGCCACCCGCTACAAGCTGCCGATCACGATGGTCGTGCGCTCCACCCGCGACGCCTACGAACAGACCGTATCGCCGTGGATCGACGCCTATGCCGAACCGGGCCGACTGGTCAATTCCGGCAAGTACGACGGCCTGCATTTCCAGGATGCGGTTGATGCCATCGCTGCCGACCTCGAAGCCAAGGGCCTGGGCAACAAGCGCGTGCAGTACCGCCTGCGCGACTGGGGCATTTCGCGCCAGCGCTACTGGGGCTGCCCGATCCCGATGATCCACTGCGACGACTGCGGTGACGTGCCCGTACCTGACGAGCAGCTGCCGGTAGTCCTGCCCGAGAACGTCGAAGTGACCGGCCGCGGCTCGCCGCTGGCCAAGATGGCCTCGTTCTACGACTGCAGCTGCCCCAAGTGCGGCAAGCCGGCCAAGCGCGAGACCGACACCATGGACACCTTCGTCGAATCGTCCTGGTACTTCCTGCGCTATGCCTGTGCCGACAGCACCACCGCGATGGTCGATGAGCGCGTCAATTACTGGGCGCCGGTAGACCAGTACATCGGCGGCATCGAACACGCCATTCTGCACCTGCTCTACTCCCGCTTTTTCACCCGCGCCATGCGCGATTGCGGCCTGGTGAACGTGTCCGAGCCCTTCGCCAACCTGCTCACCCAGGGCATGGTGGTCGCCGAAACCTATTACCGCGACCTCGACGGTGGCAAGAAGCAGTGGATCAACCCGGCCGACGTCACCGTCGAACGCGACGAACGCGGTCGCATCGTGGCTGCCAAGCTCACCAGCGACGGCCTGCCGGTCGTGATCGGCGGCGTCGAGAAGATGGCGAAGTCGAAGAACAACGGCGTCGACCCGCAGGCCCTGGTGGACCAGTACGGCGCGGATACCGCGCGCCTGTTCACCATGTTCGCCGCCCCACCCGACCAGCAGCTCGAATGGTCCGACTCCGGTGTCGAGGGCGCGTCGCGCTTCCTGCGCCGGGTATGGAACCTAGGCCACGTTTTCAGCAGCGAAATGCGTGCTGCACTGCCGGCCCAGCGCCAGATGGCAGCGGGCACGCTGCCGGCGGCGCTGGCCGACGTTCGCCGCGAGATCCACACCCACCTGAAGCAGGCCAACTACGACTTCGGCAAGCACCAGTTCAACACCGTGGTGTCGGCGGCGATGAAGATCCTCAACGCGCTCGAAAAAGCGCCGCGCGACAACGCTGCGGCCCACGCAGAGCTGACCGAAGAGGGCCTTTCCATCCTGCTGCGCCTGCTGTCACCGATCACGCCCCATATCGCGCACGCGCTGTGGAAGGACTGTGGCTACGGTGAGGACATCCTCGTCGCAAGCTGGCCCGAGCCACTCGAAGCAGCACTCAAGCAGGACGAGCTCGAACTGATGGTGCAGGTCAACGGCAAGCTGCGCGGCAGCATCAAGGTTGCCGCAGCCGCCAGCAAGGCCGAGATCGAAGCGCTCGGACTGGCCTCCGAAGCCGCACAGAAGTTCATGGAAGGGAAGCCGCCGAAGAAAGTCGTCGTCGTTCCCGGCCGCCTGATCAATATCGTGGTCTGA